A window from Engraulis encrasicolus isolate BLACKSEA-1 chromosome 11, IST_EnEncr_1.0, whole genome shotgun sequence encodes these proteins:
- the slc4a5b gene encoding electrogenic sodium bicarbonate cotransporter 4 isoform X1: MDHDWHSGRRHRHYDDDEDQQSIYIGVPMPKGYRRRRRRHRHASRHAGEEGRRERRHRHGDHHEHHSTRDEHYDDTASEGLSRHQSQMSLASDVNSTISPAAERLRCLLAEDDEPTPTIFTEMDTLQHEGGEMEWKESARWVKFEEKVEKGGERWSKPHVSTLSLHSLFELRTCLQTGCILLDLEGYSLPQIIDDIVERQIQDGLIGPELREQISFVLLRKHRHQTKKPIHRSLADISKSSSPTPANHAQSHSMTDISDTPSTDQLKNKFMKKIPRDAEASNVLIGEVDFLEKPFVAFVRLAQATTLGGLTEVPVPTRFLFVLLGPPGRAKSYNEIGRAIATLMVDDIFSDVAYKARDREDLIAGVDEFLDEVIVLPPGEWDPKIRIEPPKKVPSADMRKSVLNLNEVGQMNGTAGGGRAASDDEEMPAPHELGEELAFTGRFCGGLYLDIKRKLPFFLSDIYEGFHIQSVSAVLFIYLGCITNAITFGGLLGDATDNYQGVMESFLGTALAGTVFCVFGGQPLIILSSTGPILIFEKLLYEFSKNNNFDYMEMRLWIGLHACFQCLLLVATDASYIIKYMTRFTEEGFSSLISFIFISDAIKKMVGSFKYYPMNRGFKPDTITTYKCECMPPDQNSYVADNYSVPLGPDNMTELFNMTGLDWTQLGKEDCVKYGGDLVGKACKYVPDLALMSFILFFGTYSMTISLKKFKTSRYFPTMVRSLVGDFAIIISILVFCGLDFLLSLDTPKLHVPTEIKLRKLISDFAIFMAIMTFVGLDMLMGLKTPKLIVPTEFKPTRPDRGWLVMPFGKNPWWVYIACFVPALLVTILIFMDQQISAVIVNRKENKLKKGCGYHLDLFWVGLLMAACSFMGLPWYVAATVISIAHIDSLKMESESSAPGEQPQFLGVREQRVTGTLVFVLTGVSIFLAPILQYIPMPVLYGVFLYMGVASLNGIQFWERIKLYLMPAKHQPDFTFLRHVPLRRVHLFTLVQITCLAVLWILKSTVAAIVFPVMILGLMVVRKLLDFMFSQHDLAWLDDILPEKDKKKKEDEKKGKKDKKKGKAAAPHDTDEEVKCPKESPVKIAMEVLDPPGDSASDPTSSPSDPPTSV; encoded by the exons TCTCCCCTGCGGCTGAGCGTCTGCGCTGTCTGCTGGCGGAGGATGATGAGCCGACCCCCACCATCTTCACCGAGATGGACACCCTGCAGCACGAGGGCGGAGAGATGGAGTGGAAGGAGTCTGCCAG GTGGGTGAAGTTtgaggagaaggtggagaaggGAGGTGAGAGGTGGAGTAAGCCCCACGTGTCCACCCTGAGTCTGCACAGCCTGTTTGAGCTGCGCACCTGCCTGCAGACCGGTTGCATCCTCCTGGACCTGGAGGGATACTCCCTGCCACAGATCATTG ATGACATTGTGGAGCGTCAGATCCAGGACGGCCTGATTGGCCCAGAGCTGCGGGAACAGATCAGCTTTGTGCTGCTGAGGAAGCATCGACATCAGACCAAGAAGCCCATCCACCGCTCCCTAGCAGACATCAGCAAGTCCTCCAGCCCCACGCCTGCCA ATCATGCTCAGAGTCATAGTATGACCGACATCTCAGACACCCCCAGCACTGACCAG CTGAAGAACAAGTTCATGAAGAAGATCCCACGCGATGCAGAGGCCTCCAACGTGCTGATTGGAGAGGTGGACTTCCTGGAGAAGCCATTTGTGGCCTTCGTGCGATTGGCTCAGGCCACAACACTGGGCGGGCTCACCGAGGTGCCTGTGCCAACCAG GTTCTTGTTCGTGCTGCTTGGACCTCCAGGCAGAGCCAAGTCCTACAATGAGATCGGGCGAGCCATCGCAACACTCATGGTGGACGAT ATCTTCAGCGATGTGGCCTACAAGGCGAGGGACCGCGAGGACCTGATCGCTGGGGTGGATGAGTTTCTGGACGAGGTCATCGTGCTGCCTCCGGGAGAGTGGGACCCCAAGATCCGTATCGAGCCCCCCAAGAAAGTGCCCTCAGCTGACATGCG taagTCTGTGTTGAACCTGAATGAGGTGGGCCAGATGAATGGTACAGCAGGAGGAGGCAGAGCGGCCTCTGATGACGAGGAGATGCCTGCCCCTCATGAACTAGGGGAGGAGCTGGCCTTCACCGGGAG ATTTTGTGGAGGCCTGTATCTGGACATCAAGCGTAAGCTGCCGTTTTTCCTGAGCGACATCTACGAGGGTTTCCACATCCAGTCGGTGTCGGCCGTACTCTTCATCTATCTGGGCTGCATCACCAACGCCATCACCTTCGGAGGCCTACTGGGAGACGCCACCGACAACTACCAG GGGGTTATGGAGAGCTTCCTGGGGACGGCGTTAGCAGGGACGGTCTTCTGTGTTTTTGGTGGCCAGCCTCTCATCATCCTCAGCTCCACCGGGCCCATTCTCATCTTCGAAAAACTGCTCTACGAGTTTAGCAA gaATAACAACTTTGACTACATGGAGATGCGTCTGTGGATCGGGCTGCACGCGTGCTTCCAGTGTCTGCTCCTGGTGGCTACCGACGCCAGCTACATCATCAAGTACATGACGCGCTTCACAGAGGAAGGCTTCTCCAGCCTCATCTCCTTCATCTTCATCTCCGACGCCATCAAGAAGATGGTGGGCTCCTTCAAGTACTACCCCATGAACCGCGGCTTCAAGCCCGACACCATCACCACCTACAAGTGCGAGTGCATGCCGCCTGACCAGA ATTCCTATGTGGCGGACAACTATTCAGTTCCCCTTGGCCCTGACAACATGACCGAGCTG TTCAACATGACAGGCCTGGACTGGACTCAGCTGGGCAAGGAGGACTGTGTGAAGTACGGCGGGGATCTTGTGGGGAAGGCCTGCAAGTACGTGCCGGACCTGGCCCTCATgtccttcatcctcttcttcgGCACCTACTCCATGACCATCTCCCTCAAGAAGTTCAAGACCAGCCGATACTTCCCCACCATG GTGCGCTCCCTGGTTGGAGATTTTGCCATCATCATCTCCATCCTGGTGTTCTGTGGCCTGGACTTCCTACTCTCACTGGACACCCCCAAACTGCATGTTCCCACTGAGATAAAG CTGCGTAAGCTCATCAGTGATTTCGCCATCTTCATGGCCATCATGACGTTCGTGGGCCTCGACATGCTCATGGGTCTTAAGACACCTAAGCTAATTGTTCCCACCGAGTTTAAG CCCACGAGGCCAGACAGGGGCTGGCTGGTGATGCCCTTCGGGAAGAACCCGTGGTGGGTGTACATCGCCTGCTTCGTCCCGGCCCTGCTCGTCACCATCCTCATCTTCATGGACCAGCAGATCAGTGCTGTCATTGTCAACCGCAAAGAGAACAAGCTCAAG AAGGGTTGTGGGTACCATCTGGACCTGTTCTGGGTGGGCCTGCTGATGGCAGCCTGCTCCTTCATGGGGTTGCCATGGTACGTAGCCGCCACCGTCATCTCCATCGCCCACATAGACTCCCTCAagatggagagcgagagcagCGCGCCGGGAGAACAGCCGCAGTTCCTGGGAGTGAG agagcagagagtgacAGGAACGTTGGTGTTTGTGTTGACTGGAGTCTCCATCTTCCTCGCTCCTATACTTCAG TACATTCCAATGCCAGTTCTGTATGGAGTCTTCCTGTATATGGGGGTGGCATCTCTGAATGGCATTCAG TTCTGGGAGCGTATTAAGCTGTACCTGATGCCGGCTAAGCACCAGCCGGACTTCACCTTCCTGCGCCACGTGCCCTTGCGGAGGGTGCACCTCTTCACCCTGGTGCAGATCACCTGCCTGGCCGTCCTCTGGATACTCAAGTCCACCGTCGCCGCCATCGTATTCCCCGTCATG ATACTTGGGTTGATGGTGGTGCGGAAGCTTCTGGACTTCATGTTCTCGCAGCACGACCTGGCCTGGCTGGACGACATCCTCCCCGagaaggacaagaagaagaaagaggacgagaagaaagggaagaaggACAAGAAGAAAGGAAAAGCCGCTGCGCCACACGACACGGACGAGGAG GTTAAGTGTCCCAAGGAATCCCCTGTGAAAATTGCAATGGAGGTCCTTGATCCACCTGGTGACTCCGCCTCtgaccccacctcctctccctctgaccCTCCCACATCAGTTT aa